The following proteins are encoded in a genomic region of Phycisphaera sp.:
- a CDS encoding efflux RND transporter periplasmic adaptor subunit — MLLACSDEPEPPPPPPPSVTVVPATDRTVREWDEYTGRLEPVDSVEIRARVDGYLESVHFTDGQIVEVGDLLFVIDPRPYQAIHDVAKAEQARASAALELARNDLKRAEQARDAGGMTTEEFETRSTGVMQAEAEFQATIARVRSAELDLGFTQIRSPIRGRVSSDLVNVGNLISGGASNATLLTTVVSLDPIHCVFTASEQDFLRYSRLARRGDRPSSRETANPVEVSLLDEEGFPHKGTMDFVDNRLDPSTGTIEGRAILPNPDGLLTPGLFVRLRLLGSGEYQAVLIPDQAIGTDQTRKFVFVIDSEGVAAIRYVTPGPIIDGLRVIRSGLEGGEAVVVEGVQRVRAGERVTPDQQELQAWLSRGLMPQPTTTQGEPSPTESETPSEAPAAGDEG, encoded by the coding sequence TTGCTACTCGCGTGCTCGGATGAGCCCGAGCCGCCCCCGCCGCCGCCTCCGTCGGTCACCGTTGTCCCTGCCACAGACCGGACCGTCCGCGAGTGGGATGAGTACACGGGCCGACTCGAACCGGTCGACTCGGTCGAGATCCGAGCTCGTGTGGATGGCTATCTGGAATCGGTCCACTTCACCGATGGGCAGATCGTGGAGGTCGGTGACCTGCTCTTCGTGATCGATCCCAGGCCGTACCAAGCGATCCACGACGTGGCCAAGGCCGAGCAGGCCAGGGCTTCTGCCGCTCTCGAACTGGCTCGCAATGATCTCAAGCGTGCCGAGCAAGCCCGAGATGCCGGAGGCATGACAACCGAGGAGTTCGAGACTCGTAGCACGGGAGTGATGCAGGCCGAAGCCGAGTTCCAGGCCACGATCGCTCGCGTTCGATCGGCCGAGCTCGATCTCGGATTCACGCAGATCCGCAGCCCCATCCGTGGGCGCGTAAGCAGCGACCTTGTCAACGTGGGTAACCTGATCAGCGGTGGCGCGTCCAACGCCACACTGCTCACCACCGTCGTCTCGCTCGACCCCATTCATTGTGTGTTCACCGCGAGCGAGCAGGACTTCTTGCGGTATTCCCGCCTAGCACGACGCGGCGATCGTCCGAGTTCTCGCGAGACGGCCAACCCCGTCGAGGTCTCGCTGCTCGACGAAGAAGGCTTCCCCCACAAGGGCACGATGGACTTCGTTGACAACCGGCTCGACCCCTCAACTGGCACGATCGAGGGCCGGGCCATCCTGCCCAATCCAGATGGCCTGCTCACACCGGGCCTCTTCGTCCGGCTCCGCCTTCTCGGCAGCGGCGAGTATCAAGCGGTGCTCATCCCCGACCAGGCCATCGGAACCGACCAGACTCGCAAGTTCGTGTTCGTGATCGACTCGGAGGGCGTCGCTGCCATCCGTTACGTCACGCCGGGCCCCATCATCGATGGGCTGCGAGTCATTCGATCGGGGCTGGAGGGAGGCGAAGCCGTTGTCGTCGAGGGCGTGCAGCGCGTGCGCGCCGGCGAACGGGTCACGCCCGATCAACAAGAACTCCAGGCTTGGCTGAGCCGCGGGCTTATGCCGCAACCCACCA
- a CDS encoding FAD-dependent oxidoreductase yields the protein MPHNDQTHGTEAAPATRDDRHAFPRLSEEHIDRIRQFGQVEHLDEGALLFTQGQRSVDFFVVLRGRVEIFYDSADSDSVPDVVHVHHERGFTGELDLFSDRKILVSGRVMPTDPDGPQPSVIRVPRDRFARLLTAEPDIGNIVIRAFILRRLGLVDNSQGAVTLVGDKLTGGMLELERFLHRNSHPVRVVGIDGRDADMLDVGLSKTDLEPKNLPLAMCPGGAVLHNPTRAKLADCLGLTELPADGHIYDVAVVGAGPAGLAAAVYAASEGLSTLVLESEAPGGQAGSSSRIENYLGFPVGLSGLELAGRAQVQAQKFGARLTVPRRVTQLEVCERQGHGYSLHLDEGRPVRSRSVVVACGATWRRLDLDDASRFENNGLHFAATSVEAELCSGSEVVVVGGGNSAGQAAVYLSRYARCVHMLIRGTSPARSMSDYLLRRIEASDRIKLTTNSSLTGLHGDSWLEGAEWKVGSETVSKPVRHIFLLIGAIANTQWLRNSVQLDGKGFICTGGAVHRRDTEDGLAWRSDRPPHPLETSLPGVFAAGDVRAGSVKRVASAVGEGSVCVQDVHRVLDEQRAQSNA from the coding sequence ATGCCACACAATGATCAGACACACGGGACCGAGGCGGCTCCGGCCACCCGTGATGATCGGCACGCGTTCCCCCGATTGAGTGAGGAACACATCGATCGGATTCGACAATTCGGGCAGGTTGAGCATCTCGACGAGGGCGCCTTGCTGTTCACCCAAGGCCAGCGTTCGGTCGACTTCTTTGTCGTGCTTCGCGGTCGTGTAGAGATCTTCTACGACTCGGCCGATTCTGATTCAGTACCCGACGTCGTGCATGTTCACCACGAGCGGGGGTTTACCGGTGAGCTCGATCTATTTAGTGATCGCAAGATCCTCGTGAGCGGCCGCGTGATGCCAACAGACCCAGACGGCCCCCAACCGAGTGTGATTCGTGTACCGAGAGATCGGTTTGCCAGGTTGTTAACTGCTGAGCCTGACATCGGGAACATCGTCATTCGGGCGTTCATCCTTCGGCGGCTCGGCCTCGTTGACAATAGCCAGGGCGCAGTGACGCTTGTTGGTGACAAATTAACCGGTGGCATGCTCGAACTGGAGCGGTTCCTGCATCGAAACTCACATCCAGTCCGGGTAGTCGGCATCGATGGTCGCGATGCCGACATGCTCGACGTCGGCTTGTCGAAGACCGACCTCGAACCGAAGAACCTGCCACTGGCGATGTGCCCTGGTGGTGCTGTGTTGCATAACCCGACCAGAGCAAAGTTGGCTGATTGCCTGGGGTTGACCGAGTTGCCTGCTGACGGGCATATCTATGACGTTGCAGTGGTTGGGGCTGGCCCTGCGGGCTTAGCGGCTGCTGTGTATGCCGCGAGCGAGGGTCTTTCGACTCTCGTACTCGAATCAGAAGCGCCGGGTGGGCAAGCGGGTAGCAGTAGCCGGATCGAGAACTATCTTGGTTTCCCGGTTGGTCTAAGTGGGTTGGAACTCGCGGGTCGGGCGCAAGTCCAGGCGCAAAAATTCGGAGCACGGCTCACGGTCCCGCGCCGGGTCACCCAGCTTGAGGTTTGTGAGCGTCAAGGCCACGGCTATTCCTTGCATCTTGACGAGGGCCGTCCGGTTCGATCTCGGAGCGTGGTCGTCGCTTGCGGTGCCACGTGGAGGCGGCTCGATCTCGATGACGCATCAAGATTCGAGAACAATGGCTTGCACTTTGCAGCAACATCCGTGGAAGCCGAATTGTGTAGTGGGAGCGAAGTGGTGGTTGTTGGCGGGGGGAACTCGGCTGGGCAAGCGGCTGTATACTTGAGCCGGTACGCTCGCTGCGTGCATATGTTGATCCGAGGTACTAGCCCAGCGCGGAGCATGAGCGATTACTTACTACGCCGGATAGAGGCGTCGGATCGTATCAAGCTCACGACCAACTCCTCACTGACTGGGCTCCATGGAGACTCGTGGCTAGAGGGCGCAGAGTGGAAGGTGGGTTCTGAGACTGTCTCGAAGCCTGTCAGGCACATCTTTTTGCTGATTGGTGCGATTGCGAATACCCAGTGGTTGAGGAACAGTGTGCAACTTGATGGGAAAGGCTTTATCTGTACCGGTGGGGCAGTTCACCGGCGCGATACGGAGGACGGTCTGGCATGGCGATCCGATCGTCCCCCGCACCCCCTCGAAACGAGTCTGCCGGGCGTGTTCGCCGCCGGCGACGTTCGCGCGGGGAGTGTCAAACGTGTGGCAAGTGCTGTTGGCGAGGGCTCGGTGTGCGTGCAGGATGTTCACAGGGTGCTCGACGAACAACGTGCCCAGTCGAATGCGTAA